TATCAGCCTATCAAATGCATGAGTAGCTTCAAGACTCCAGTTGAAGCCATCCCCTCAGCTCTTTAGCATTAGTATGAAGTGGCCATGATCTCATGTATTCTAACTTTTCAATCTGCTGCAACTCCTACAGTTGCTATAAGATGCCCCAGATAGTCAATCACTGTCCTACAAAACTGCACTTGCTTTTCTTTAGCATAAAACTAATGAGTTCTCAAATCATCAAGTGTTAGTTTCAAGTTCTGCATATGTTGGTCCCTATTTTGATTGTTAACCAGGATATCATCATGAACATAAACTTTATTGCATCTGAAAATCGAAACACaataaaattgtgataaatGAAGCCATATATTTGATAGataaaaataggcaaaatatggtcccactagatagggtcattctcacttttggtcccacgctttacgtgttcaacatttgtagtcccaaaatcctaattttttaacatctTCAGTCCCACTCCGTTAAAAACTGACGGAAACGACACATGACTAGGTTGAAAACTGTGGCTGCTGGAAATGAGAAGgcaaatttatctttttggaATTCTCAACAATAAACTGTGGGTGCAAGGGCACAATGTGTATTGTACAATATGCAATAATAAGATAAGTGAGTCGCACAATCACCTATTTTTCAAATGCTCCTATGCGGTTGCTTGTGTTAGGCAGGTACAACGGCGTATTCAATGGCGATGGCCTTTACAGAACTGGAACGAAGGTGCAAGGGAGAAATTTTTAGTACTGCTCATCGAGTATTGTTTGTGTCGTTAGTTTATCATATTTGACAATAACGGAATTTGAGATTATTTCAGCAAACCATAAGGACCCGAAGGCGTTGGTAGGTTTAGTGCTTGAACAAATTCTCATTTTGTTGTTAGTCAATATAGACCGGAATCTATAAAAGTCTTAGCAGTTTGTAGAATTTGGATAATTGCATGGAAGGCCTCCATTTTAAGAGCTTTGTTGTAACCTCATTTtacatattatgaaatttactgTTCCCCAAAAAACTATTGATTTAAAAGGAAAGTCTTttaagtaaatttaaaatctatattaattattttttttgctttcttatatatttataatatattgggagtatttctaaaaaatttcattttcagagaattaatttttttagagaaagttaaaaattgtAGCAGAATGAAAAGTGGGTAttgtttgtttaaaaaaaaaaaagtagataaaagttaaattgtatagtgtttgagaaaaaaatcacttctaaaatacacttaattgattaaagaccGTTTTGTCCCTATGTGTTGGAAAGTATactattttttgcttattatttcccttgttgtttgtcaacaataattatttttttagaaaaaaagtatattttatttcgattagtatatttaatatttattttttaaaaaatattaaaaagtatatatttaatttaataatgctccACTAAGtagtataattattgattcatacacaataattaaacttgtataattataaaaaaaatatttattaattaattaaataataatatgtgaacgaaagaataaaattagatgatataacaaataaagtataaaaattttaaaatattaaatatataaaagtggtaaatttaattataattaaattatttaaaaactccAATATCCactttaaatatacaattttaaaaataaattaaaaacggtaagttgaattaatattattataaaaagagtataacagtaaaaataaaattgagtttATCTATAAAAAAGCCAAAGTAGATAGATGCACCTGAAAGGTGCATCTATCTTTTGACttaaaaatgtttttttaaacggtttcagaaataaaaattaatgtccCAAATACTTCAAAAGTGCTTTCTGAAAGCCGAAagctaataaatattttttttaaaacactcGCAAACACTCCCacagaataataatattgatcgTACATCAGCAGAACATAAATCTCCTTATTGACATAACATGATCATTTCTCTGCCTTATGAACTTGTCATTTCTTGAAACATTAGAGGccatttttgtcattttggctattttgagttcaaatttataaacCATGTACCATTGTTGTGCACAATTTCACTTCATACCACGTACTTAGATAGGTCCTCGGGtagaagtaaaaaataaatcaaactctTTCATATtcgattcaaattaataaataaaagttgattTGAACTCGATTCGTCAAAGTTAACAAAtccaacttaaaaaaaaaattattcagtAAAATTTAGAGTTCGACTCCAGCTTGATTTGattagtgtaaaaataataaaatatatttaaaactatCAAATTACTTGAATTTGACTCTTGTTTGATTCAATTCAAGCTCGTTTAAGCTCACTTAGAACAATAATTAGAGCAAATTCAAACGTAGTTTCTAAAGCtgaataataaatcaaacaaatttgaCCAATGGTGCATTCGGTTCGATTCGAATCATTTACTGCCCTGTCCCTGAGTGATCATTGAACTACCGAATATGAATAGATGATGTTATGAAGTAAAATACTAATATCACCAGGTGCGATCTAATGGTGCACGACTTCTTGAGTAGGCGCCGGCTGGAACGACATAACATGAGGCCACCATCAACATGAGCAAAATATGGGCAAGTTTGCACGTCGTTGCACACATCAGGCACATATCTGTATAAAGAATAAGTGCAGATTCACAACAATAAACCCGACATGCACCCCCCAAAGCATcgtttgataattataataagctTCATCTTGAACTCAGAACTGCACATACATTGAGTTTGATTAGGGAGGTATTCATGCCATCAGAGTTATGAGAAACTACAACCTGAATACTCTGCTGTACACGTCGGCTGAACTAAACATTAGCTCCCCATAACTTGGAAAGTACTTGTTGACTCCTCCTAATCTCTCCTTTCTCTGAAGTTCTGTTTCACTATTACGTGGGACCTCATCCAGACGATGCTGGTGGCCGTTGGTATTGGAAATGCGACCATTTGCATACTTCTGCTGTGATGTTGGAGTGAAGAAAGAGGGGTTGTAGTTTTGGTGTTGATCAACTAGTCTTGGATGTAAACCATAAACATCGTCTGCTCCAGACAGCCCGTTGCCCATATGACTAGAATGACTCAGTTGTTGCTGCATTAACGGAGTTTGGGTAGCAAACATTTTAGAGAATTTTGAGTTTGGATGTGCAGATGTTGATTGGGACATCATAAGCCAAAATCTGGATTCATCGTCTAGTGCACTCAGGCTTGGAACACCTGTTGGCCTCATTTCAAAGCCTGGGGTTGTAAACCCATATGTCTGTTGACCTTTACCACAAGTTAATATGGCAGGAGAAGATAAATTAGCATTCTCGAGGCTGCCACTGAGTCTTGTTGGAGATGGTTGAAGCAAAGTGCTGGAAAAAGGGGAAGCATTAGCCAAACGACAACCTGCAAGGAAACGAAGGAAAACAAGAGACTTCACCAACAGTgacaaaagagaaagagaacgGCACTGCAAATTGTGTTTGTGTTGTGGGAATTGACAGCACAAACCTGATGAGACGCGGGGTAAACGGCTTGTTCTCTCACTCGACGAAAACCCTGGAGGTGGATCTCTAGATGGCACTGAGAACCCAGGCGGAGCCAAACTTTGAGGCCTACTTACTGCAAGAAGAGATAAATGAGGATATCAATACACAATATAAGGCAACAAAACGGATTATCAATGAGAAGCCACTCAGATATGGTAAAACCATTAGTCGAAAGTGGACCTTCCTATTAGGTCAAATGCATGTCGACAAacattattttcctttcattgcAGACCTGAAGTCTTTAGATATCAAGCCTGATGGTTTTCTTATGGATAAATCATATccgaattttaatatatgaaacaACGTAGCTATTCTTTTGCTGCCCAAGAGGTAAACCAATACAGTTGTGTTTCATTTACCTGGATATTGTGGCTTACACAAATACTGCTCTTTGTTATCCCCATAATCTGGAAGGATGGACCTAGGCATTTGACTTGCAAAGCCATCTTGTTTAATGAATGAGTACCCTGATAGGTCACTATTTAGGGAACTCCAGGAAGAACCGCCCAAGCCATCAGTTTCATCAAGCAACTCAGACGAAGCGTTAGTCATCGCTAAAGAATATTCACATGAATCAAAATCTACCGACatgatatttgaaattatactacTCTCTACAGCAACTAAAGCAGAATTCTCCTCGACATTGGTAAAGTTATCATCATCTATTCTTCGTAAGTGCTCAACTATTTCTTCATTGGAAAACGACTTGAAATTTCTATGAGTTCTATCAGATTTAGCAGGACTTGGAAACTTCAACTCCTGGCCTGAATCATTTAACATGGAATTTACATATGTGATAGGTAGAGAAGCCTCATTATCACGATTGTCTACAAGACTCTGATTCAGATTAAAATCATTCCCACTACGTGTCTTCTTGCAGAATAAAGCTGGACCACCTGAATCCTCTGAAAAGGTTGCAGGATAAGAAGGATGGAGAAAGAAAGTTCTATGACTTGAACCACAGGTGTCCTTAGATCCTTGGGTATTGGATAACAAAGAATCTCCTCTGAGTGGTTCATCTGGgctatttttaaataactcaTTCCTCATGTGATTAAATGAGGAGACCTTAAGCAGGTTAGGAACGGGATACGCCTCTCCTGCATGTATGTTTCCATTAATTGTTGCTGAAGATAATTCAGAACGTAGGTCTAAAATCCTCGCATCTTCAGAGCTGTTTCCTTCCTTTCCATGAGCAGCAGAATTAGACCGTCCGACAATATCTACAAAAGTTGCCAATTTGTGGGGTACTGCACTGGCTCCTTGCTTctgtttaaaaaaatgtggACATGTTGTATCATAGGTGCTATTTCCAGAAACATGAGGAGCATCCTGGACAACAAAACCAAAGAAAGTTATTATACTTCATTGTaataacaaacataaaaagatacaaaaatgGTACTAATCTTGGCATGCAAAATCGACCATGTTTTGACCATGTCTTAACAAATCTAAAATCAAGTGACACATTGTAAAAGTCACTTACTGATATGCCACTTCTTACAGTAGATTTGTCAGTAAAAGTACTGGTACTATTTTGAATATCACTAAGGGGAGGAGGCAACACGTTGCCGGAGCGCTTTACCACATTGTCCGTGGCACCAACAATTTGTTGGACTCTACTCCTTTAAGACCAGAAAAAGGAAGGGTCAAACCAGCACCCAAGTAGATACAAGCATTAACTTCCTATAAGACCTTTTTAGGaatataaatctaaaatatttgctcATAATTCTTTGCATAATAGATACCCCAATTGGTATAGAACAACCACAGTAAAGTATAACCAATGCCATTGTGTCAGCCCAAAATATGCATCAATGATATTGAATACACCCCCACAACAAAGGAACAGACACACGGACAAGGTAAACAGAACTAATGATCAACTTAAGAGCATGGCACTTCAGAACATGGTCATGATACCCATACATACAAGCAAATTGCTATTTCTGAAAGCTAGAACACAATGTTACTATCAATCTTCCTGTAAGAAAGAATAATTACCAAGCTATATACAACAATTACAAAAGACTAAGAACCACCGCATAAAAGCAGAAGTCCACGGGGGAAAATTATAAGACCATATTCTACGTCTTTCTCATGGGTTGCCATCTAAATAAGGTATGATTTCCATGCTCAAACGCATTGGaagttaaatataataaatattagctCACATGAATTTAACTACAAAATGAATTTGGCcgaatataatttaatgtgcATGACAACTTTTTCACAAGTCTAGATATGCAAGCTCTCATATAAATTCGCCCCATTTCTTGAACAGGTGTTTGGACTGAATTAACAGAAGTAGATGAACTAAGCAAAGGACAGATCTGTCATAGGTACAAGTTGGAATACAAGGTAGGATCGGGAAGAGAAAAGTTGTCCGTAAGATACCTCGTGTGAACAGCAGCAACCTCATATTTTCCGAAACTATCTTCATTAGCCCCAATACTATGCAAATATAAACAGGCAGGATTGTTGCATGGCTGgaacaagataaaaaaacaactataaacaaatattacttCAAATATCAGAAAGAAGAATTTTAATGTATCCCTACCATGTTTTTCAGCCAAGCATGACAATATTTCGCAGTTCCAAATGAAGCTCTGCACAAGTAATATCAAATGCTAACATTATGAAAGTCTTACAGTAGTCTACTACATGATGAAAATAGGGAACAGACAAAATGCTTACCTCAAAAGTCTACCTTCCAGGACAAAACCATGAACTGATTGAATACATCTTAAGGCCTCTTCTTCTTTACTGTATGTTATGTATCTGGAaggtcaaaaataaaataaagacacAAGAAATACGATATATAACGAACAAATGTTATAGGAACTTCTTTATAATGTCAATACCAGCGAACCTAATATGATAGTTTTACACCTAGAAGCCATAGAGGTATAACAACACTCGAGTATTGAGTCTATTGACAGCATCCAAATGAGAGAATGCACATTCATAAGACATAGTACAATATGAATTGGTCaccaattcaagaaattcaagTACTTACACTTAATCATACGTCTAATAAAGCACATAGCACATCCGAGATTTTTCTAAGCTAACAAAATGACACTAACGAAAAAGCACACAATTATAGCCGTGTGAACAGTGGTTCGTTTCACTATTCATTAACTTCCAAATTTCCACTTTATTTGGCATGATATCTCGTTTGTCAAAGATAccaaatcatataattaaacgCAATCAGATCAAACTGAACCAAGGCCTCGAAGTTTAGGAAGCATAAATAACTATCAACTTAAATTCAAAGAGtaaaatgattttcttgatcACCTAAACCAATTTGACACAAATCAACTTAATCGACTCACACACTGCATGTGTCATTGATAAACTGTTGAACGGCCCCACCAGATGTCCGTGAGAGAGACACCTTTGTCACTTTTCCGTACTGACCAAAATACTCCTTCCGCATCAGTACCTGTTTAGAAAATTCAACCTCTTTAGAACTGAAGAAGATAAAGCTAATGATTGATTAATAACTTGatgtcaaacaaaataaaatatataaaaacagcTTCTTTTGGAGAAAGTATCACAGAAGCCTGAcaggaaaaaaggaaaagaagaaattgcAAAACGAACTGCTTTACATCTTCATCAGCTAGACTGAGAGGTAGTCCAATGACGTACGCCATTTTCCTCTGAATCACTCTAACATTTGTCAAATCCTTCTTTACTTCATTAGCTTTTGGCTTGGCCTTTGGTGGTTTAGCTTTCTTACTTGAACTTTTGGTCATTGTCCTATATCAACAAAGTCTCATACAATCTGTTAAAATCAATGCCATTTCAAATAACAGAGAACGATAAAGAGCACAAAAGAATAAGAACCTTTGACAATTTGCTTGCATTGCCACAATTTTCTCCTTGTCATATATTGTCCGACATGCTGGACATCTCCCCTCTGTCTCATCTTTCTCTGCCATGTCAATT
This region of Sesamum indicum cultivar Zhongzhi No. 13 linkage group LG4, S_indicum_v1.0, whole genome shotgun sequence genomic DNA includes:
- the LOC105161135 gene encoding uncharacterized protein LOC105161135, which gives rise to MSNEEEKRCPLCAEEMDWTDQQFMPCKCGYQVCVWCWHHIIDMAEKDETEGRCPACRTIYDKEKIVAMQANCQRTMTKSSSKKAKPPKAKPKANEVKKDLTNVRVIQRKMAYVIGLPLSLADEDVLMRKEYFGQYGKVTKVSLSRTSGGAVQQFINDTCSVYITYSKEEEALRCIQSVHGFVLEGRLLRASFGTAKYCHAWLKNMPCNNPACLYLHSIGANEDSFGKYEVAAVHTRSRVQQIVGATDNVVKRSGNVLPPPLSDIQNSTSTFTDKSTVRSGISDAPHVSGNSTYDTTCPHFFKQKQGASAVPHKLATFVDIVGRSNSAAHGKEGNSSEDARILDLRSELSSATINGNIHAGEAYPVPNLLKVSSFNHMRNELFKNSPDEPLRGDSLLSNTQGSKDTCGSSHRTFFLHPSYPATFSEDSGGPALFCKKTRSGNDFNLNQSLVDNRDNEASLPITYVNSMLNDSGQELKFPSPAKSDRTHRNFKSFSNEEIVEHLRRIDDDNFTNVEENSALVAVESSIISNIMSVDFDSCEYSLAMTNASSELLDETDGLGGSSWSSLNSDLSGYSFIKQDGFASQMPRSILPDYGDNKEQYLCKPQYPVSRPQSLAPPGFSVPSRDPPPGFSSSERTSRLPRVSSGCRLANASPFSSTLLQPSPTRLSGSLENANLSSPAILTCGKGQQTYGFTTPGFEMRPTGVPSLSALDDESRFWLMMSQSTSAHPNSKFSKMFATQTPLMQQQLSHSSHMGNGLSGADDVYGLHPRLVDQHQNYNPSFFTPTSQQKYANGRISNTNGHQHRLDEVPRNSETELQRKERLGGVNKYFPSYGELMFSSADVYSRVFRL